A genomic segment from Vicinamibacterales bacterium encodes:
- a CDS encoding acyltransferase family protein: MDRLCDLRHHLAGVAVSTAFAPGPAATGAGYRPDIDGLRAIAVLAVVVFHAWPTVLPGGFVGVDVFFVISGFLITGIIQGGLADGSFRFSRFYARRIKRIFPALLVVLVACYAAGWFLLFADDYRRLSRHIVAAVAFVSNFLLRSESGYFDAAADLKPLQHLWSLGIEEQFYLVWPCLLVAASRTRVKLLHLTFVLLGASFLFNVYSVRTDLVGTFYSPFTRIWELLIGAALAAWNHGQWRWPVGRFGDAVSVAGFAMIGAAVVLLDGTRLFPGLWALLPSLGALLLIAAGPRAWFNRAVLSRPALVAVGLISYPLYLWHWPLLSFARIASGETPSVMVRVAAVAASLVLARLTFEIIEKPVRFGARRVAVVPVLCGLMVTVLMAAWLTDRADGWLSRPITRTDRAQFVQYYDRMHKQGISAAYRQECDFMDWPTGKVRESIDPACTEPGARDTVLLWGDSYAQALSAGLRAAAPGGTRVAQVTTSLCRPSFDDADPQVPEGRCRRANDFAIASMRVLKPSVVIVAQKAPHGETDWAALTSQVLATGAGRVVLAGPVPIWMPSLPEVVASQYWGRSYARVSYGLAPAVFETDRMLKARTAGIAGLTHVSLLDGLCDRDGCRAVVGDGGWQDLIAVDAGHLSPKGSVFVVEQLLRRDVFGAP; the protein is encoded by the coding sequence GTGGATCGCCTTTGCGATCTTCGCCATCACCTCGCGGGCGTCGCTGTGAGCACGGCGTTCGCGCCCGGCCCCGCCGCGACTGGCGCCGGTTATCGGCCGGACATCGATGGACTGCGCGCGATCGCGGTGCTGGCGGTGGTCGTATTTCATGCCTGGCCAACGGTGCTGCCCGGCGGCTTCGTCGGCGTTGACGTCTTCTTTGTCATCTCTGGATTCCTGATCACCGGCATCATCCAGGGCGGGCTTGCCGACGGCAGCTTCCGGTTCTCCCGCTTCTACGCCCGCCGGATCAAGCGCATCTTCCCGGCGCTGCTGGTGGTCCTGGTTGCGTGCTACGCGGCCGGCTGGTTCCTGCTGTTCGCGGACGATTACCGGCGACTGAGCCGGCATATCGTCGCCGCGGTCGCCTTCGTGTCGAACTTCCTGCTCCGGAGCGAGTCCGGCTACTTCGACGCAGCCGCGGACCTCAAGCCGCTGCAGCACCTCTGGTCGCTCGGCATCGAGGAACAGTTCTACCTGGTCTGGCCGTGCCTGCTGGTGGCGGCATCGCGAACGCGCGTCAAGCTGCTTCACCTGACCTTCGTCTTGCTGGGGGCGTCGTTTCTCTTCAACGTCTACAGCGTGCGGACCGATCTGGTAGGGACCTTCTACTCACCGTTCACGCGAATCTGGGAGTTGCTGATCGGGGCGGCCCTGGCGGCATGGAATCACGGCCAGTGGCGTTGGCCCGTGGGGAGATTCGGCGACGCGGTGTCGGTGGCCGGGTTCGCGATGATCGGCGCAGCCGTGGTCCTGCTTGACGGCACGCGCCTGTTTCCGGGGCTGTGGGCGCTCTTGCCTTCGCTCGGCGCGTTACTGCTGATCGCCGCGGGACCGCGCGCGTGGTTCAACCGTGCCGTGCTGTCGCGGCCTGCCCTCGTGGCGGTGGGCCTGATCAGCTATCCCCTGTACCTATGGCACTGGCCGCTGCTGTCGTTCGCGCGCATTGCATCCGGCGAGACGCCATCGGTGATGGTGCGTGTCGCCGCGGTCGCCGCCAGCCTCGTCCTGGCGCGGCTGACCTTCGAGATCATCGAAAAGCCCGTTCGCTTCGGTGCGCGCCGCGTGGCCGTCGTCCCCGTGCTGTGCGGGTTGATGGTGACCGTCCTGATGGCCGCCTGGCTGACGGACCGTGCGGACGGCTGGCTCTCGCGGCCGATCACCCGCACGGACCGCGCCCAGTTCGTCCAGTACTACGACCGCATGCACAAGCAGGGCATTTCGGCGGCCTACCGGCAGGAATGTGACTTCATGGACTGGCCCACCGGCAAGGTCCGCGAATCGATTGACCCCGCATGCACCGAACCCGGCGCTCGCGACACGGTCCTGCTGTGGGGCGACTCTTACGCCCAGGCCCTCTCGGCCGGGCTCCGCGCCGCCGCGCCTGGCGGCACGCGCGTGGCGCAGGTCACGACGTCGCTGTGCCGTCCGTCATTCGACGACGCGGATCCGCAAGTGCCGGAAGGCCGTTGCCGCCGTGCGAACGACTTTGCCATCGCCAGCATGCGCGTGCTGAAGCCATCCGTCGTGATCGTTGCGCAGAAGGCGCCGCACGGCGAGACCGACTGGGCCGCGCTGACGAGCCAGGTGCTGGCGACGGGCGCCGGCCGGGTGGTGCTCGCCGGGCCGGTTCCCATCTGGATGCCGTCGTTGCCGGAGGTGGTCGCCAGTCAATATTGGGGCCGCTCGTATGCGCGCGTCAGCTACGGACTGGCGCCTGCGGTGTTCGAGACCGATCGGATGTTGAAGGCGCGCACCGCGGGGATTGCCGGCCTGACCCACGTGTCCCTGCTCGATGGGTTGTGCGACCGTGACGGGTGCCGGGCCGTGGTCGGCGACGGCGGCTGGCAGGATCTCATCGCCGTCGACGCCGGCCACCTCTCGCCCAAAGGCTCGGTCTTCGTCGTCGAGCAACTGCTGCGGCGGGACGTGTTCGGCGCGCCTTAG
- a CDS encoding class I SAM-dependent methyltransferase: MKAPVRRLFTVPQRRRIKDFVPSLWYRNDLVKLALYFGTDKEGAHYYAGHYQHHFESRRNRPLKILEIGVGGLEDPRAGGESLRMWKAYFRKAQIVGIDIYDKSFHDESRITTILGSQADEDLLRRIHAEHGPFDIIIDDGSHFVEHVLATFRIMFPLLAPDGIYAVEDTQTSYWPEARGIPFGGSTDLADPRTSMNFLKSLVDGLNHVEFLDPAYAPTYFDRHIVALHFYHNLVFVYKGVNNEGSEFLRVLRE, from the coding sequence TTGAAAGCCCCCGTCCGGCGTCTCTTCACCGTGCCGCAGCGGCGCCGCATCAAGGATTTCGTTCCCTCGCTGTGGTACCGGAACGACCTGGTCAAGCTGGCGCTGTACTTCGGGACTGACAAGGAGGGGGCGCACTACTACGCCGGGCACTACCAGCATCACTTCGAATCCCGGCGGAACCGGCCGCTGAAGATCCTCGAGATCGGCGTCGGCGGCCTGGAAGACCCGCGCGCGGGCGGCGAATCGCTGCGGATGTGGAAGGCGTACTTCCGGAAGGCGCAGATCGTCGGCATCGACATCTACGACAAGTCGTTTCACGACGAGTCTCGCATCACGACCATCCTCGGCAGCCAGGCGGACGAGGACTTGCTGCGCCGGATCCACGCCGAACATGGCCCGTTCGATATCATCATCGACGACGGGAGCCATTTCGTGGAGCACGTGCTGGCCACGTTCCGGATCATGTTCCCGTTGCTGGCGCCCGATGGCATCTACGCCGTCGAGGACACCCAGACGTCGTATTGGCCGGAGGCGCGCGGCATTCCGTTCGGCGGCTCGACCGACCTGGCAGACCCGCGCACCAGCATGAACTTCCTCAAGTCGCTGGTTGACGGATTGAACCATGTGGAGTTCCTCGATCCCGCATACGCGCCCACCTACTTCGACCGCCACATCGTCGCGCTGCACTTCTACCACAACCTCGTGTTCGTGTACAAAGGCGTGAACAACGAGGGCAGCGAATTCCTGCGCGTGCTCCGTGAATAG